The following proteins come from a genomic window of Brevibacillus antibioticus:
- a CDS encoding MarR family winged helix-turn-helix transcriptional regulator, with protein sequence MKTDPTNELINDWLSLTHITERISNMLEKALQENYNLSLKEFYVLYFLSKESNKTLRLQQLQERVGLSQSAISRLVGRLEAKNCRALQRNVCEDDRRGVYTQLTELGEEKLQRYLVTMNEILQSAFSDGKFDEALQLLVQKK encoded by the coding sequence TTGAAAACCGACCCTACTAATGAACTTATAAACGATTGGTTGTCTCTTACTCACATTACTGAACGTATCTCCAATATGCTTGAAAAAGCTTTACAAGAAAATTACAATCTTTCTTTAAAAGAGTTTTACGTCCTTTACTTTTTATCGAAAGAAAGTAATAAAACACTGAGGTTACAACAATTACAGGAACGGGTTGGATTAAGTCAAAGTGCGATATCAAGGCTGGTTGGAAGACTTGAGGCAAAAAACTGCAGAGCCCTACAGAGGAATGTATGTGAAGACGACCGTAGAGGCGTTTATACTCAGCTAACCGAATTAGGTGAAGAAAAACTCCAGAGATACCTCGTGACGATGAATGAAATTCTCCAATCTGCTTTTTCAGATGGAAAATTTGATGAAGCATTACAATTATTAGTGCAAAAGAAGTAA
- a CDS encoding alpha/beta hydrolase, with translation MNQKKALSRLLAAVTLSTALVYPQAASAAAPAPVLHDDNPSGHFGDWYTGAVPPNASKDKPVILFVQGLHSTYNTWYTTDGFYDAAYNAGYRTAFVQLKDADGTGGNMWTNGAKLAEVIKKVADYYGVSKINIIAHSKGGIDTQTALVHYGAHPYVNVVHQLSTPNKGSELADLAYSNWAGWLADILGKKDDAVYSLQTSYMANFRSQTDKRTEIHSTKTYMAAGTGDDGMFSATWFAHAVLPGEDDGAVSVESAFGLPYGIKSFTKDISHGQIAKASQTWDLVQPKLQKASMKERANKVSEDKSKEATVEESSVILRGGEVEDNVSETFFLESGIDKLNLDTMTSSEDTIVTLISPSGKKYEVDRSKKGKLEDEPGIFQDAVHHFIEVEEPEAGEWKLELEGSDDAFFMVGSVDGGEEAKVKASKKVFKKGDKAKISVDLGKNEIDQSLLEKANLTRSLNGEKASVLDEVKFAVKEDELTGNFTVPTKPGVYNLSFDVTGINEDGEPFTRSINYNFAVTERDGEIED, from the coding sequence ATGAATCAGAAGAAAGCACTATCTCGTTTGCTAGCGGCCGTTACATTATCAACGGCGCTGGTCTACCCGCAAGCCGCAAGTGCAGCAGCTCCAGCTCCGGTTTTGCATGACGACAATCCAAGCGGTCATTTTGGTGACTGGTACACAGGTGCGGTTCCTCCCAATGCATCCAAAGACAAGCCCGTGATCCTGTTTGTCCAAGGTTTGCACTCCACCTACAATACCTGGTATACAACAGACGGATTTTATGATGCAGCCTATAACGCCGGGTATCGTACTGCCTTTGTACAGTTGAAGGATGCGGATGGTACTGGTGGCAACATGTGGACAAACGGAGCCAAGCTCGCCGAAGTCATTAAAAAGGTCGCAGATTATTACGGTGTCTCCAAAATCAATATCATTGCACATTCCAAAGGTGGTATCGATACACAGACAGCACTCGTCCACTATGGTGCACATCCGTATGTCAATGTTGTTCACCAGCTTTCCACGCCAAACAAAGGTTCAGAATTGGCTGACTTAGCTTACAGCAATTGGGCAGGATGGCTTGCTGATATTCTTGGCAAAAAAGACGATGCGGTGTATTCCCTGCAAACATCATATATGGCCAACTTCCGTTCCCAGACTGACAAACGTACCGAAATTCATTCAACCAAGACATACATGGCTGCCGGAACAGGGGATGATGGCATGTTTAGTGCTACCTGGTTTGCTCATGCGGTTCTTCCCGGTGAAGATGATGGCGCTGTTTCCGTTGAGTCTGCCTTTGGTTTGCCGTATGGGATCAAGAGCTTTACAAAAGACATTTCCCACGGTCAAATAGCGAAAGCCTCGCAAACATGGGATCTGGTCCAGCCAAAATTGCAAAAGGCATCCATGAAAGAACGTGCAAATAAAGTGAGCGAAGACAAATCGAAAGAAGCCACTGTGGAAGAGAGCTCCGTCATTCTCCGAGGCGGCGAAGTGGAGGACAACGTCTCCGAAACATTTTTCCTGGAGAGCGGAATCGATAAGCTGAATCTTGATACGATGACCTCGTCGGAAGACACCATTGTGACCTTAATCAGTCCGTCTGGCAAAAAGTATGAAGTGGACCGCAGTAAAAAAGGCAAATTGGAGGATGAACCCGGGATATTCCAAGATGCTGTTCACCACTTCATTGAAGTAGAGGAGCCAGAAGCAGGCGAATGGAAACTTGAACTGGAGGGCTCTGACGACGCCTTTTTCATGGTTGGTTCCGTGGATGGCGGAGAAGAAGCGAAAGTAAAAGCGAGCAAAAAGGTATTCAAGAAAGGAGACAAAGCGAAGATTTCTGTCGACCTTGGCAAAAACGAAATTGATCAATCGTTACTGGAAAAAGCAAACCTGACTCGTTCACTGAACGGCGAAAAAGCAAGCGTCCTTGATGAAGTGAAGTTTGCCGTAAAAGAAGATGAGCTTACTGGCAATTTTACTGTGCCGACGAAGCCAGGCGTTTATAATCTCTCCTTTGACGTAACCGGCATCAATGAGGATGGCGAACCATTTACACGCTCTATTAATTACAACTTTGCGGTAACCGAACGTGATGGAGAAATCGAAGACTAA
- a CDS encoding thioesterase II family protein, whose amino-acid sequence MKLFCFPYAGGLPTIYYGWKRGLSPALLEIDPFEVRPTLQSDGMVLFTSFYEVLEDVYKRISPELEKEPFAFFGHSMGGLIAFELTRKLLQNGEPLPQHLFLSASRVPHAYHKLEKTYNLPHNEFIESLRTVGGTPHEVLDNQEILELFLPTIRADFQAVQTYEMNNELPQQIPVNMTVLFGKEDSIEFQDIVAWRDYCGRECKFFPMPGGHFFIHHQMNPILAIIQDTLNVERTVAIRAQS is encoded by the coding sequence ATGAAATTGTTCTGCTTTCCGTACGCAGGTGGGCTTCCCACTATCTATTACGGTTGGAAGCGGGGATTGTCGCCAGCGTTATTGGAAATTGATCCATTCGAGGTACGGCCTACATTACAGAGCGATGGCATGGTTCTTTTCACCTCGTTTTATGAGGTCTTGGAGGATGTATACAAACGGATCTCACCAGAGCTCGAGAAAGAACCTTTTGCTTTTTTTGGACACAGCATGGGAGGATTAATCGCGTTTGAACTGACGCGAAAGCTGTTGCAGAATGGAGAGCCACTGCCCCAGCACTTGTTCCTGTCTGCATCCCGCGTGCCACATGCGTATCACAAACTTGAGAAAACATACAACCTGCCGCATAACGAGTTCATCGAATCATTACGTACAGTTGGAGGCACGCCCCATGAAGTTTTGGATAATCAGGAGATTTTGGAGCTATTTTTGCCTACGATTCGCGCTGATTTCCAAGCCGTGCAAACTTACGAAATGAATAACGAGCTGCCTCAGCAAATCCCTGTCAACATGACGGTTTTGTTTGGGAAAGAAGATTCTATTGAATTCCAAGATATAGTGGCGTGGCGAGACTATTGCGGGCGAGAATGCAAATTCTTTCCAATGCCTGGTGGGCATTTCTTCATTCATCACCAAATGAATCCGATCCTAGCGATCATTCAAGACACATTGAATGTAGAACGGACAGTTGCAATCCGTGCACAATCTTAA
- a CDS encoding 4'-phosphopantetheinyl transferase family protein, which translates to MIAIYALKCPAVMEKELFNRFLLALPEEKRERVNRFRNPADSYRTLLADVLVRSLICEAYSISNDEIEYDYNAYGKPFLKTFPNFCFNVSHSGEWVVCATHDSQVGIDVEQICPIDLDIATHYFASIEVEDLLAKHPANQVSYFYDLWTLKESYIKARGMGLSIPLQSFAIRKKPDQSITISQNDSRDAWSFHQYEIDPGYKLSVCATTNQFAAQVVMKDLKGLHQDIFHRKMSR; encoded by the coding sequence ATGATTGCCATTTACGCTTTGAAGTGTCCTGCTGTCATGGAGAAAGAGTTGTTCAACCGATTTTTGCTAGCACTACCCGAAGAAAAGCGGGAACGGGTCAACCGTTTCAGAAATCCGGCTGATTCCTATCGGACGTTGCTCGCGGACGTGCTCGTACGCTCTCTTATTTGTGAAGCATACTCGATTTCCAATGACGAAATCGAGTATGACTACAATGCATACGGAAAACCTTTTTTGAAGACATTTCCCAACTTCTGCTTTAATGTCTCGCATTCCGGAGAATGGGTAGTCTGCGCTACCCATGACTCGCAGGTGGGGATTGATGTGGAGCAAATATGTCCGATTGATTTGGATATTGCCACTCATTATTTTGCATCAATCGAAGTAGAGGATCTCTTGGCAAAACATCCGGCAAATCAGGTTTCGTATTTCTACGACCTTTGGACTTTGAAGGAGAGTTATATAAAAGCGAGAGGCATGGGGTTGTCTATCCCGTTGCAATCATTCGCCATTAGAAAAAAACCAGACCAATCGATTACGATATCGCAAAATGATTCCCGCGATGCTTGGTCGTTTCATCAGTATGAGATCGATCCAGGCTACAAATTGTCCGTATGCGCGACTACCAATCAGTTTGCTGCTCAAGTAGTCATGAAGGATTTAAAAGGTTTGCATCAGGACATTTTTCATAGAAAAATGTCGAGGTAA
- a CDS encoding ABC transporter ATP-binding protein: MFIQNLMRELLQLLSFMKSKKRAYILGLVGDGIGQAAVLVSLPFVFKDLTDFANTKDPALLTKAIATMAVMFLLLSILSPFFSYIYRRCVRELVANIRLQVYQRLSKLPFDYYEQHHSGDTMSRLGNDVVLMENAYAEQLKTLSIILLSLIGTIIGMFAMDWKIAVALLLVSTLTLYVNTLFAKSVRRIGDRMQQQMGVGTERLNDFLSGLPIIKMFHLHNVVTARYKEANEEVALSAIKQGHKHGLLEGTNFFIQFLSFGGMLVFGIMMVSKQIIGLGVLVALVQQQMLVTLAFLQLGQVITALQGSLAGASRVVDFLNEPLEPEEYQTSSDKHEHCESMLKLEQVVFGYNEAANVLDGVSLRVEQGQMAGLVGTSGSGKSTVMKLLLGYYPPTSGSLYLLGKPMGAYSLAQIRSLISYVPQDAFLFEGTIEDNIRYGCLDASEEDVIKASKAAYAHDFIMELSDGYQTKTGERGAKLSGGQRQRIAIARAILKNAPILLLDEATSALDAESEYWVQQALTALMKDKTVLVIAHRLSTVEDADVIYVMDQGKVIEQGRHVELMQYNGTYAKLYEVQQRKDRAEQVSSLELTERRVSAT; the protein is encoded by the coding sequence ATGTTCATCCAGAATTTGATGCGGGAACTACTTCAACTGCTGTCGTTTATGAAATCGAAAAAGCGAGCGTATATATTGGGACTCGTGGGTGACGGAATCGGTCAAGCAGCTGTATTGGTATCCTTGCCTTTCGTGTTCAAGGATCTGACGGATTTTGCGAACACAAAAGACCCTGCTTTATTAACCAAAGCGATTGCCACTATGGCTGTGATGTTCCTCTTGCTGAGTATCCTGTCTCCATTTTTTAGCTATATCTATCGACGATGCGTTCGCGAGCTCGTTGCCAACATTCGGCTGCAAGTCTATCAACGCTTGAGTAAGCTGCCTTTCGATTATTATGAGCAGCACCATTCGGGAGATACGATGTCGAGACTGGGCAACGATGTTGTCCTCATGGAAAATGCGTACGCTGAGCAATTGAAAACGTTAAGCATCATCCTGCTGTCGCTGATCGGCACGATCATAGGAATGTTTGCGATGGATTGGAAAATTGCCGTCGCCCTATTGCTCGTAAGCACATTGACTCTTTATGTGAATACGCTGTTTGCCAAGTCAGTCAGGCGTATTGGAGACCGAATGCAGCAGCAGATGGGGGTAGGGACAGAAAGATTAAACGATTTTTTGTCTGGGTTGCCCATCATCAAAATGTTTCATTTACATAACGTTGTGACCGCACGTTACAAGGAAGCAAACGAAGAAGTAGCTTTGTCTGCCATCAAGCAAGGGCATAAACACGGATTATTGGAAGGGACCAATTTTTTCATCCAATTCTTAAGCTTTGGAGGAATGCTTGTTTTTGGAATCATGATGGTTTCCAAACAAATAATTGGGTTGGGCGTGCTGGTCGCCCTGGTTCAACAACAGATGCTTGTGACATTGGCATTTCTCCAGCTTGGCCAAGTCATCACAGCGTTGCAGGGCTCGCTAGCAGGCGCTTCTCGGGTCGTCGATTTTCTGAATGAACCTCTCGAGCCGGAAGAGTATCAAACGAGCTCCGACAAACACGAGCATTGCGAAAGCATGCTGAAGTTGGAGCAGGTCGTTTTCGGATACAACGAAGCTGCAAATGTGCTGGATGGGGTTTCATTACGAGTCGAGCAAGGCCAAATGGCTGGGCTAGTCGGAACGAGTGGAAGTGGAAAAAGCACGGTCATGAAACTTCTGTTAGGGTATTACCCACCTACGAGCGGATCTCTGTATTTATTGGGCAAACCCATGGGAGCTTATTCTCTTGCACAAATTAGAAGCTTGATCTCATACGTGCCTCAGGATGCCTTTTTGTTTGAAGGAACCATCGAGGACAATATCCGCTACGGATGCCTGGATGCTTCGGAAGAGGATGTCATCAAGGCAAGCAAAGCAGCGTACGCGCATGATTTTATTATGGAACTGTCAGACGGCTACCAGACCAAAACAGGAGAACGCGGTGCCAAGCTATCTGGCGGACAGCGTCAGCGAATTGCCATTGCCAGAGCCATCCTGAAAAATGCACCGATCCTTCTGCTGGATGAAGCAACCTCCGCTTTGGATGCAGAATCGGAATATTGGGTGCAGCAAGCATTAACTGCACTCATGAAAGATAAAACGGTACTCGTCATCGCTCATCGCCTGTCGACTGTAGAGGATGCCGATGTGATTTACGTGATGGATCAAGGAAAGGTCATCGAGCAAGGTCGCCACGTTGAGTTAATGCAGTACAACGGCACGTATGCCAAATTGTATGAAGTGCAGCAGCGAAAGGATCGAGCAGAACAAGTCAGTAGTCTTGAGTTGACAGAAAGGAGGGTGAGTGCTACATGA
- a CDS encoding ABC transporter ATP-binding protein, whose product MIFTKQAQHKKKEPVFGWVLSYVKPYRGWVMICIIASLLVAVADIWLGILIKTMVEHTNNFDKLVSIALIIFCLTIVGFFSKYFITYSAARFSSKAMRDLKNSMASHLEKVPMSTMDKYHSGDLVSRLTTDAQILQSFLQKHFFQLFYLPVVFVGALGLLLTINWKLIIFSVAILPFAIAITGWMSRPLQKYSEQMQDHLGQTNAIAQDTLSGIHMVKAFQLEGVLYRKYHAGMKQVLKNAFQAEKKRAWMTAPGILLFTSPILFFVAYGGYLIQAGELDLGSLVIFSYLLHFIIEPLSLAPVLFAQVQETSGAAKRLKEIFSQPVEQNDQPAIPIETEEIPVQFENVTFAYDQARILDNVSFTLHRNKTVALVGASGSGKSTIMKLLCGFYQMEPGNGRVNVFGHSLTNWNMVDMRSNLSMVSQDTTLFPVSIAENISYGRIHATQDEIIAAAKAANAHDFIMELSQGYQTKVGERGSRLSGGQKQRIAIARAILKDAPILLLDEPTSALDTESEALVQEALENVMKNRTVLVIAHRLSTIKGADEVLVLEQGQIVERGTHYDLLAQGGVYSRLYQKQFATEAHSSLAAGGV is encoded by the coding sequence ATGATTTTTACCAAGCAAGCTCAGCACAAAAAGAAAGAACCCGTGTTTGGCTGGGTACTCTCATATGTAAAGCCTTATCGAGGTTGGGTCATGATTTGCATCATTGCCTCGCTTCTTGTGGCTGTGGCAGACATTTGGCTGGGCATCCTGATCAAAACCATGGTCGAACATACGAACAATTTCGATAAGCTGGTCAGTATTGCTCTCATCATTTTTTGTCTGACCATTGTCGGTTTTTTCTCGAAATATTTCATCACGTATTCGGCAGCTAGATTCAGTTCGAAAGCTATGAGAGATTTGAAAAACAGCATGGCATCTCATCTCGAAAAAGTCCCCATGTCCACCATGGATAAATATCATTCCGGCGATCTCGTTTCTCGTTTAACAACGGATGCTCAAATTTTGCAAAGCTTTTTGCAAAAGCATTTTTTCCAGCTTTTTTATTTGCCAGTTGTTTTTGTCGGGGCTCTTGGACTGTTGTTGACGATTAATTGGAAGTTAATCATCTTCAGCGTCGCAATCCTTCCCTTCGCCATCGCTATCACAGGGTGGATGAGTAGACCGCTTCAAAAATATTCGGAGCAAATGCAGGACCATCTGGGTCAAACGAACGCCATCGCGCAGGATACGCTCTCCGGGATTCACATGGTCAAAGCTTTTCAATTGGAAGGCGTCCTGTATCGTAAATACCATGCGGGTATGAAGCAGGTATTGAAAAATGCGTTCCAGGCAGAGAAGAAACGCGCGTGGATGACAGCACCAGGGATTTTATTGTTTACCTCCCCAATCCTGTTTTTTGTCGCATATGGCGGATACTTGATTCAGGCGGGAGAATTGGATCTGGGCAGCTTGGTCATCTTCAGCTATTTGCTTCACTTTATTATCGAACCACTTTCACTCGCACCCGTGTTGTTTGCCCAAGTACAAGAGACTTCAGGTGCAGCAAAACGGTTGAAAGAAATTTTTTCACAGCCAGTGGAACAAAATGATCAGCCTGCGATCCCAATTGAAACAGAGGAGATTCCTGTACAGTTTGAGAACGTTACGTTTGCCTACGATCAGGCAAGGATTCTTGATAACGTTAGCTTTACGCTACATCGGAACAAGACCGTTGCGTTAGTAGGGGCCAGCGGAAGTGGAAAGAGCACCATCATGAAGTTGCTGTGCGGGTTTTATCAAATGGAACCGGGCAACGGAAGAGTAAATGTTTTTGGGCATTCCTTGACGAATTGGAATATGGTGGACATGCGGAGTAATCTTTCCATGGTTTCTCAGGATACGACTCTATTCCCCGTGTCTATAGCGGAAAATATCTCGTATGGACGCATTCATGCGACACAAGACGAGATTATCGCAGCGGCAAAAGCGGCCAATGCGCATGACTTCATCATGGAGCTGTCGCAAGGATATCAAACAAAAGTGGGGGAACGAGGCTCTCGTTTATCTGGAGGACAGAAACAGCGCATCGCGATTGCCCGAGCGATTTTGAAGGACGCCCCGATTCTGCTGCTGGATGAACCAACGTCTGCTCTAGATACAGAATCGGAAGCTTTGGTCCAGGAAGCGTTGGAAAATGTGATGAAAAATCGGACTGTTCTTGTCATTGCTCATCGACTGTCGACGATAAAAGGCGCGGATGAAGTGCTTGTTTTGGAGCAAGGACAAATTGTTGAACGAGGTACACACTACGATTTGCTTGCCCAAGGCGGCGTTTACAGCAGATTGTACCAAAAACAGTTTGCCACAGAGGCGCACAGCTCGCTGGCTGCAGGGGGGGTATAG